Proteins found in one Exiguobacterium sp. 9-2 genomic segment:
- a CDS encoding carboxymuconolactone decarboxylase family protein, with protein MTKIPLSQIGETPFQKLLGHNPKILSSWTRLEKDLIEEGALSSDVKEQVRRTLAQSNGCAYCKAKGKPKKKMMDEKMILATGFADLFLKVKGNIPDSIFLLMNETFTIPEISELCAFITFCTASQYYGAIMNLQPIDSP; from the coding sequence ATGACAAAAATACCTTTATCCCAAATAGGAGAAACACCATTTCAAAAATTACTAGGTCATAATCCTAAAATCTTATCCAGTTGGACAAGGCTAGAAAAAGATTTGATTGAAGAGGGAGCCTTAAGTTCGGATGTGAAAGAACAAGTTAGAAGAACATTAGCGCAATCAAATGGATGTGCATATTGCAAGGCAAAAGGAAAGCCAAAGAAAAAAATGATGGATGAAAAAATGATTTTAGCAACTGGATTTGCAGATCTTTTTTTAAAGGTGAAAGGAAATATCCCTGATTCAATATTTTTACTCATGAATGAAACATTTACTATTCCAGAAATCAGTGAATTATGTGCATTCATTACGTTTTGTACAGCATCTCAATACTACGGAGCAATCATGAATTTACAGCCAATTGATAGTCCCTGA
- a CDS encoding Lrp/AsnC family transcriptional regulator, giving the protein MKIDMIDRQILNELAQDSRLSMRSLAKRINLSAPSVTERVRQMESFGLIKEYSLKIDYEKLGSPIECLVEATIKEGRYDSFKNHIQQLTNVDFCYRISGDSCFMLKLHFQTFQEAEFFIEQIHPYAHTVTRFIFSEVGTQVVI; this is encoded by the coding sequence TTGAAAATCGATATGATTGATCGACAAATATTAAATGAACTGGCTCAAGATAGTCGACTGTCGATGCGTTCATTAGCTAAACGAATTAATTTATCAGCTCCTTCCGTAACAGAGCGTGTCCGACAAATGGAATCTTTTGGACTCATTAAAGAATACAGTTTAAAAATCGATTACGAAAAGCTAGGTTCTCCTATTGAATGTTTAGTAGAAGCAACCATTAAAGAAGGACGGTACGATTCATTTAAAAATCATATTCAGCAACTTACTAACGTTGACTTTTGTTATCGAATATCTGGTGATTCTTGCTTCATGCTAAAATTACATTTCCAAACGTTTCAAGAGGCAGAATTTTTTATAGAACAAATCCATCCTTATGCGCATACAGTTACTCGTTTTATTTTTTCAGAAGTTGGCACTCAAGTCGTGATATAA
- a CDS encoding Na+/H+ antiporter gives METLSLILLMLALILLTQVVGHYIRFIPTALIQIIAGTVAALLMSGLTIEVESEWFLLLFIAPLLYNDSSHFPREDLWRMRTAIFGNAIILVLLTTIVGGYFINWLIPVIPVAAAFALAAILSPTDPIAVNGIAKRVQIPEQILTLVRGESLINDASGLVAFSYAVAAVVTGYFSIQSATTEFFYMFFVGALIGLLISLTMNFLKVRLRRAGIEDVVFYALLQILTPFIIFFVAEEGFHASGVIAVVTGGILHALIKERTETFFAQEQTLTDNIWTMIAYTLNGIIFLLLGLTLPEATREIFADDAINNWRLMLYVIEIGSFILAIRLVWTMFFNWFDHRFFKKEDRDHRRPVFKQDLITTLVGVRGTITMVGVLSLPFLTESGEAFPERSLIIFLAAGVIIYTLVLATILLPVLNRGEAATPIALDLNAQKQRMIRRAISEIKQVTDEDNAVVAFDLLNEYHVMLRLLRAQEKSQEELDQFNDQLKALRLEAVQWEKEESKRFVAENKVPDLLKKDVFRSIENRRKAIGKDSRFQIVQPIRKLWWKRKRSNMSSDALIQMTQVEHDLYEKVMGTVIERLENCRTSYPPDVVQSVLEFYKRLRFKHTRWSSPIGGKDVDQQKEELCLKAIEVQRLEIANMSKEGDLSNEEEKELRRFIHYIESVVLYEYVE, from the coding sequence ATGGAAACACTATCACTGATTTTATTGATGCTTGCGCTCATCTTACTGACGCAAGTCGTCGGACATTACATCCGTTTCATCCCAACGGCTTTGATCCAAATCATTGCCGGAACCGTCGCTGCTCTCCTGATGAGTGGCTTGACGATTGAGGTCGAATCCGAATGGTTCCTCCTGTTATTTATTGCTCCGTTACTTTATAACGATAGCTCTCACTTTCCACGCGAAGATTTGTGGCGGATGCGCACAGCGATCTTCGGTAATGCAATCATCCTCGTCTTATTGACGACGATCGTCGGAGGATACTTCATCAATTGGTTGATTCCGGTCATTCCAGTCGCTGCTGCGTTTGCCTTAGCCGCAATCTTATCGCCAACGGATCCAATTGCCGTCAACGGAATTGCAAAACGTGTCCAGATTCCAGAACAAATCTTGACACTCGTTCGCGGAGAATCGCTGATTAATGATGCATCGGGATTAGTCGCGTTCAGTTATGCTGTTGCCGCTGTTGTCACGGGTTACTTCTCGATTCAGAGTGCGACAACAGAGTTCTTTTACATGTTCTTCGTTGGAGCCTTGATCGGATTGTTGATTTCGCTCACGATGAACTTTCTCAAGGTACGCTTGCGTCGAGCGGGTATTGAAGATGTCGTCTTCTACGCTTTACTGCAAATCCTGACACCATTTATCATCTTCTTCGTTGCTGAAGAAGGATTTCATGCATCAGGCGTCATCGCCGTCGTCACAGGTGGTATCTTGCATGCCTTGATCAAAGAACGAACAGAAACGTTCTTTGCGCAAGAGCAGACGTTGACGGATAACATCTGGACGATGATTGCGTATACGTTAAACGGGATTATCTTCTTATTGCTCGGTTTGACGTTGCCAGAAGCGACACGCGAGATTTTTGCGGATGACGCGATCAACAACTGGCGTCTGATGCTATATGTCATCGAGATCGGTTCATTCATTCTCGCGATCCGTCTCGTCTGGACGATGTTCTTCAATTGGTTCGATCATCGGTTCTTTAAAAAAGAGGACCGCGATCATCGTCGACCGGTCTTTAAGCAGGATTTGATTACGACACTAGTCGGGGTTCGCGGAACGATCACGATGGTCGGGGTCTTGTCATTACCGTTCTTGACGGAGTCCGGCGAAGCCTTCCCGGAACGCTCATTGATTATCTTCCTTGCAGCGGGTGTCATCATCTATACGCTCGTTCTCGCGACGATTCTCTTACCGGTATTGAACCGTGGTGAGGCGGCAACGCCGATCGCACTCGACCTGAATGCCCAAAAACAACGGATGATTCGCCGGGCGATCTCAGAGATCAAACAAGTGACGGACGAAGACAATGCGGTCGTTGCGTTTGATTTACTCAATGAGTATCATGTGATGCTCCGGTTGTTGCGCGCGCAGGAAAAAAGTCAAGAAGAGCTCGATCAATTCAATGATCAGTTGAAGGCACTTCGTCTTGAAGCCGTCCAGTGGGAAAAGGAAGAATCAAAACGTTTCGTCGCTGAGAACAAGGTGCCGGATCTGCTGAAAAAGGATGTTTTCCGCTCGATTGAAAATCGTCGCAAGGCGATCGGTAAGGATTCGCGTTTCCAGATCGTCCAGCCGATTCGTAAATTGTGGTGGAAACGGAAACGATCGAACATGTCATCGGATGCGTTAATTCAAATGACGCAAGTCGAGCATGATCTGTATGAAAAGGTCATGGGCACAGTCATCGAACGTCTCGAGAATTGCCGCACGTCTTATCCACCAGACGTCGTTCAAAGTGTGCTTGAGTTCTATAAACGACTTCGTTTCAAACATACGCGTTGGTCATCACCAATCGGTGGCAAGGACGTCGATCAGCAGAAGGAAGAGCTCTGCTTGAAAGCCATCGAAGTCCAGCGTCTTGAAATCGCCAATATGTCAAAAGAAGGGGATCTCTCGAACGAAGAGGAGAAGGAGTTACGCCGCTTCATTCACTATATCGAGAGTGTCGTTCTCTACGAATACGTTGAATAA
- a CDS encoding helix-turn-helix transcriptional regulator — translation MNTRQWRLVRLLNRGEHFSARMLAEECKVSIRTIQRDMTVLEANGYPIYSEPGIAGGYRMLPHRNMPPLVLTNEETIVLFMLLEWVGQIPDFPFGTIRQEVAERYANELPKMTEQQIVKWKDRFRFQAVDTPPSPQNPALLDLLESGRMGNILYETTKGRRMIVVDPIGLSFEQNRWYFYGRTDRGFRQFRVDRVLGVSLHELPATDLTFSDLEKNMTHVPMTTVKLELTSLGERMLEGILPLRRDRTWQIPIRELTFLGRQLMRLGPEVRVIEPQDLREQLIRQAEKMIAVQQSDKPFGQN, via the coding sequence ATGAATACGAGACAATGGCGTTTGGTCCGTTTATTAAACCGGGGGGAACACTTTTCTGCACGTATGCTAGCGGAAGAATGTAAGGTATCGATCCGGACGATTCAACGAGACATGACCGTTCTTGAAGCAAATGGTTATCCGATTTACAGTGAACCGGGCATAGCCGGGGGCTACCGGATGCTGCCGCACCGGAATATGCCGCCACTCGTTTTGACAAATGAAGAGACGATTGTCTTGTTCATGCTACTCGAATGGGTCGGTCAGATTCCAGATTTTCCGTTCGGGACGATCCGCCAGGAAGTCGCTGAACGCTATGCGAACGAGTTACCGAAGATGACGGAGCAACAGATTGTAAAATGGAAAGACCGCTTTCGATTTCAAGCGGTCGATACACCACCGTCACCGCAAAATCCTGCGTTACTCGACCTTTTAGAGAGCGGACGTATGGGGAATATTCTCTATGAGACGACAAAAGGACGACGCATGATCGTTGTAGATCCGATTGGTTTATCGTTCGAACAGAATCGCTGGTATTTTTATGGACGGACTGACCGTGGATTTCGGCAGTTCCGTGTCGACCGAGTTCTAGGTGTATCGCTTCATGAGTTGCCAGCAACTGATTTGACCTTTTCTGATTTAGAAAAGAACATGACACATGTACCGATGACGACGGTGAAACTAGAATTAACTTCTTTAGGTGAACGAATGCTCGAAGGCATTTTACCTCTTCGTCGTGACCGAACATGGCAAATTCCGATTCGCGAGCTCACTTTTTTAGGACGACAATTGATGCGGCTCGGTCCGGAAGTTCGAGTCATAGAACCGCAGGATCTCCGCGAACAATTGATTCGTCAAGCAGAAAAAATGATCGCTGTGCAACAGTCCGATAAGCCGTTCGGACAGAATTGA
- a CDS encoding dihydrofolate reductase family protein — MSQSTTVLYIACSLDGKIARHDGSLDWLFAVAGDGDNGYQAFYEQIGAVIMGRKTYEEVLQLSETYPYADIPSYIYSRTQRTSETVTYTDEPLDQLLERITPTIDGKVWLVGGGELIQEALRLQCVSSIELAIAPVILGTGIPLFPEGTVETKLHLKDSRQSGQFLMATYDVLT; from the coding sequence ATGTCTCAATCTACGACCGTACTGTATATCGCTTGTAGTCTTGATGGAAAAATTGCTAGACACGATGGTTCCCTCGACTGGTTATTTGCTGTTGCTGGAGACGGTGATAATGGCTATCAAGCTTTTTATGAACAGATTGGTGCCGTCATCATGGGTCGAAAAACGTATGAGGAAGTCCTTCAACTCAGCGAGACGTATCCATACGCGGATATTCCAAGTTATATTTACAGCCGGACACAACGAACGTCAGAGACGGTCACCTATACGGATGAACCGCTCGATCAATTACTTGAGCGGATCACACCGACAATTGATGGCAAGGTCTGGCTTGTTGGTGGCGGCGAATTGATTCAAGAAGCGCTACGGTTACAGTGCGTCAGTTCAATCGAACTCGCGATTGCCCCTGTCATTCTCGGAACGGGCATCCCGTTATTCCCAGAAGGAACCGTTGAAACGAAACTTCACTTGAAGGACAGTCGTCAATCGGGACAATTCCTGATGGCGACATATGATGTCTTGACTTAA
- a CDS encoding cation:proton antiporter, giving the protein MDHLIFEVGTALILVAIAALLANKLNFSIIPFLIVLGMIVGPHAPTIGILDFKFIESAEFISFLGRIGVLFLLFYLGLEFSIGKLIRSGKSIVTSGTIYLSINFTGGLLYGFIAGFPLYEVLIIAGIITISSSAIVAKVLVDLRRTGNTETELILGIIMFEDIFLAVYLSVLSGLLLGDGTTLMSSVTSILIALGYMLLFFIIARKATPLLNKMLKIASDEVFIIVVFASLFFVAGFSETIHVAEAIGALLLGLVFSETDQGERIEHLVVPFRDFFGAIFFFSFGLSIDPTMLLDAVWLALGAVVITIVGNYVAGMIAGRKAGLSHKASSNIGLTIVSRGEFSIIVANLGIAGGLMDILSPFSALYVLILAILGPLMTKESKRIYNVMNKIFKWTEPKEKKTKKNA; this is encoded by the coding sequence ATGGATCATCTCATATTTGAAGTCGGTACCGCGCTTATCTTAGTGGCGATCGCGGCATTGCTCGCGAATAAACTTAACTTCTCGATCATTCCGTTTTTAATTGTTTTAGGAATGATTGTTGGACCGCACGCTCCGACAATCGGGATACTAGACTTCAAGTTCATCGAAAGTGCTGAGTTCATCAGTTTTCTCGGACGAATCGGCGTCCTGTTCCTTTTATTCTATCTCGGACTCGAGTTCTCGATTGGTAAATTGATCCGGTCTGGGAAATCAATCGTTACGAGTGGAACGATTTATTTATCCATTAACTTTACGGGTGGTCTACTCTATGGATTCATCGCCGGGTTCCCACTTTACGAAGTGTTGATCATCGCTGGAATCATCACGATTTCCTCGAGTGCGATCGTCGCAAAAGTCTTAGTCGACTTACGTCGGACTGGTAATACGGAGACAGAATTGATCCTTGGAATCATTATGTTCGAGGATATTTTCCTAGCAGTTTACTTGTCTGTTTTATCTGGACTCTTGCTTGGTGACGGAACAACCTTAATGTCTTCTGTCACATCGATTTTGATTGCTCTTGGGTATATGTTGTTGTTCTTCATCATTGCTCGAAAAGCGACACCACTCTTGAACAAAATGCTAAAAATCGCTTCGGATGAAGTCTTCATCATCGTTGTCTTTGCTTCCCTGTTCTTCGTTGCTGGTTTTTCGGAAACGATTCATGTCGCAGAAGCAATTGGTGCCTTGTTACTCGGTCTCGTTTTCTCGGAAACGGATCAAGGAGAGCGGATCGAACATCTTGTCGTACCGTTCCGTGACTTCTTCGGCGCCATCTTCTTCTTTAGTTTCGGATTGAGTATCGATCCGACGATGCTCTTAGATGCTGTCTGGCTCGCACTTGGTGCTGTCGTCATCACGATTGTCGGAAACTATGTCGCGGGAATGATTGCAGGACGCAAAGCAGGTCTATCGCACAAAGCTTCATCGAACATCGGCTTGACGATCGTCTCGCGGGGAGAATTCTCGATCATTGTCGCAAATCTCGGAATCGCTGGTGGATTGATGGACATCTTGTCCCCATTCTCGGCTCTTTATGTCTTGATTCTCGCGATTCTCGGACCACTGATGACGAAGGAATCGAAACGCATTTACAACGTCATGAATAAAATCTTCAAGTGGACGGAACCGAAAGAGAAAAAGACAAAGAAAAATGCGTAA
- a CDS encoding cation:proton antiporter regulatory subunit, whose product MDMREVDLPGIGRKFEGITTRGDKVVVIVHDDGRREVHHYDDDDFDESISSVTFNDAEARQMAGILGGLSYKPKDLEKIELAFDDLVIEWFKVGQDSKVNNRTIGELDVRNQYDISIIAVLKHDRSKSLNPGPETRLEVGDTIVLSGERQNVRHITKALFSIEGGG is encoded by the coding sequence ATGGATATGCGAGAAGTAGATTTACCAGGAATCGGACGGAAGTTCGAAGGCATCACGACACGAGGAGATAAGGTGGTCGTCATCGTTCACGACGACGGACGTCGAGAGGTCCATCATTATGATGATGATGATTTTGATGAGAGCATCTCGAGTGTGACGTTTAATGACGCAGAAGCTCGTCAAATGGCAGGAATTCTCGGAGGACTGTCCTATAAGCCGAAAGATCTCGAGAAAATCGAATTAGCATTTGATGATCTTGTGATCGAATGGTTTAAAGTTGGTCAGGATTCAAAAGTCAACAATCGAACGATCGGAGAACTCGATGTCCGCAACCAGTATGATATCTCGATTATTGCCGTGCTCAAGCATGACCGTTCAAAATCGCTGAATCCTGGACCAGAAACGCGTCTTGAAGTGGGAGATACGATCGTCTTATCAGGTGAGCGTCAAAACGTCCGTCACATCACGAAAGCATTATTCTCAATCGAAGGAGGCGGATAA
- a CDS encoding AbrB/MazE/SpoVT family DNA-binding domain-containing protein — translation MELSKLTSKGQITIPKKIRQALQVEEGDRVAFIEEDGFVIMAKADLKQLHDLQDILSDETFKALIHKANHHL, via the coding sequence ATGGAGCTATCAAAGTTAACGTCAAAAGGACAGATCACCATTCCTAAAAAAATTAGGCAAGCCTTGCAAGTGGAGGAAGGAGATCGCGTGGCATTCATTGAGGAGGACGGATTTGTCATCATGGCGAAAGCGGATTTGAAACAGCTGCATGATCTTCAAGATATATTGAGTGATGAGACGTTCAAGGCACTCATCCACAAAGCGAATCACCATTTGTAA
- a CDS encoding GNAT family N-acetyltransferase, with amino-acid sequence MISTIDLYQALPVLETERLRLRPVRIEDAADIYAYTKDEETARYVSWHAHKSLTDSEQFVEHILRQYELGNPAPWAIEDKTSGRVIGTIDFIKVSFEQQQAELGYALSREYWGKGLMPEAAARLVQYGFETLGLERIQARCFVANDGSARVMEKIGMTFEGVSRSALYVKERFWDLKIYAITRSDYEGR; translated from the coding sequence ATGATATCAACCATCGACTTATATCAAGCATTACCTGTACTTGAAACAGAGCGACTCCGTTTGCGTCCAGTTCGCATAGAAGATGCAGCAGATATCTATGCCTATACGAAAGATGAAGAGACAGCAAGATATGTCAGCTGGCATGCGCATAAAAGCCTTACGGATTCTGAACAATTCGTCGAACACATCCTTCGCCAATACGAACTAGGGAATCCTGCACCATGGGCAATCGAAGACAAAACGAGCGGACGGGTCATCGGAACGATTGATTTCATCAAAGTCTCGTTTGAGCAACAGCAAGCAGAACTCGGTTATGCGCTGTCGCGCGAGTACTGGGGGAAAGGTTTGATGCCGGAAGCAGCAGCGCGTCTTGTACAGTACGGTTTTGAGACGCTCGGTCTTGAACGTATTCAAGCTCGTTGTTTTGTTGCGAATGACGGATCAGCTCGTGTCATGGAAAAGATCGGCATGACATTTGAAGGCGTCTCTCGGAGTGCTTTGTACGTTAAAGAGCGTTTCTGGGATTTAAAGATTTATGCGATCACACGTAGTGATTATGAAGGAAGGTAA
- a CDS encoding MFS transporter — translation MSSRERILLSALGISQFGDFIYLVAINVYIYRLTGSASAVAALWIISPVVSLVIKSFAGSWVDRFDLRRLLIQTDVLRAFLIGIMPFLPLSLLYIDLIALAIIKAVVEPATLTYITTLVPQNDRTSFNAYRSLITSGAFLIGPALAGGLLYVASADVAIWLNAVSFFGSAVLLMRLPRFTASVERGMRLQDILSDWRLVYQFSKDAPYVTGLYVLAMLMMIATLALDTQEVVFLQRSIGLSETDYGLLMSLTGIGSVAGSWIVARYAKTLSVRTMLTIGYTFVAIGYMLYASANSFSIVCTGFLLLGCFHAFAGTGFLTFQQTNIPLHLMGRFTSLYGVGVSLLQILAIVSIGLLGDIWSFRFSTILFACLLVLVTICFLGLVLLPSKQRYFTTNEVEAERHA, via the coding sequence ATGTCTTCTCGGGAACGAATACTCTTAAGTGCGCTCGGTATTTCACAGTTTGGTGACTTCATTTATCTCGTTGCGATCAATGTCTATATCTACCGTTTGACCGGTTCAGCGTCTGCCGTTGCTGCGCTGTGGATCATCAGTCCAGTCGTCTCTCTCGTCATCAAGTCGTTCGCAGGAAGTTGGGTCGACCGATTCGACTTACGTCGACTGTTGATTCAGACTGATGTGTTGCGTGCTTTCTTAATCGGTATCATGCCATTTTTACCACTATCGTTGCTTTACATCGACTTGATCGCCTTAGCCATTATCAAAGCAGTCGTTGAACCGGCAACGTTGACCTACATCACGACGCTTGTTCCACAAAACGATCGGACGTCGTTTAATGCCTATCGTAGTCTGATCACGTCAGGTGCCTTTTTGATTGGTCCTGCTCTCGCTGGAGGATTGCTCTATGTTGCTTCTGCCGACGTTGCCATTTGGCTCAACGCTGTCTCGTTTTTCGGATCAGCTGTTCTGCTGATGCGCTTGCCGCGTTTTACCGCTTCGGTCGAACGAGGGATGCGGCTGCAAGACATCCTGTCCGATTGGCGGCTTGTCTATCAGTTCAGTAAAGACGCGCCTTACGTGACTGGATTGTATGTCCTCGCGATGCTAATGATGATTGCGACGCTTGCACTCGATACGCAAGAAGTCGTCTTTTTACAGCGAAGCATCGGCTTATCAGAAACCGACTACGGCTTACTGATGAGCCTGACGGGGATTGGTTCTGTTGCCGGTAGCTGGATCGTCGCTCGCTACGCTAAAACCCTTTCCGTTCGGACGATGCTGACGATTGGCTATACGTTTGTCGCTATCGGTTATATGCTGTACGCAAGTGCAAATTCGTTTTCAATCGTCTGTACTGGTTTCTTGTTGCTCGGATGTTTCCACGCATTTGCAGGAACCGGTTTTCTGACGTTCCAACAGACGAATATTCCACTACACTTAATGGGACGCTTTACGAGTCTTTACGGTGTCGGCGTCAGTCTGCTCCAGATTCTAGCGATCGTCAGCATTGGTCTACTCGGCGATATTTGGTCGTTTCGCTTCAGTACGATTCTATTTGCCTGCCTCCTCGTGTTGGTGACAATCTGTTTTCTCGGATTGGTTCTCCTCCCGAGCAAGCAACGGTACTTTACGACGAACGAAGTTGAAGCAGAACGACACGCCTAA
- a CDS encoding DUF402 domain-containing protein, whose product MIKKRYADRHDWRRITQRHYVHEQVENEVFNGHVTLLQLIEVASPLDVKYGDETFRIADAGYVWVQQFPSDAHHAVTSMFDATGQLVQTYIDICLRTGVEDGRVYWEDLFLDLIVLPSGEVLLVDADELEAAQEQGTVSQSDYALAWAEAKQLQNQLQDGSFPLVAHAEVIKERLEQQFKQGTPR is encoded by the coding sequence ATGATCAAAAAACGCTATGCCGATCGACATGACTGGCGTCGCATTACACAACGACACTATGTTCATGAACAAGTAGAAAACGAAGTGTTTAACGGACATGTGACGCTTCTTCAACTTATTGAAGTCGCTTCACCATTAGACGTCAAATATGGCGACGAAACGTTTCGAATCGCTGACGCTGGTTACGTCTGGGTACAACAATTCCCAAGCGATGCTCATCATGCCGTGACCTCGATGTTTGACGCCACAGGTCAGTTGGTACAAACCTATATCGATATTTGTCTTCGTACCGGTGTGGAGGACGGACGAGTCTACTGGGAGGATCTGTTTCTCGATCTGATCGTTTTGCCATCAGGAGAAGTCTTATTAGTCGATGCGGACGAACTGGAAGCAGCGCAGGAGCAAGGGACGGTCTCACAATCAGACTATGCGCTCGCTTGGGCAGAAGCAAAGCAACTCCAGAACCAACTACAAGACGGGTCTTTTCCGCTAGTCGCGCATGCAGAAGTGATAAAAGAACGGCTAGAACAGCAATTTAAACAGGGAACACCGCGTTGA
- the bglA gene encoding 6-phospho-beta-glucosidase BglA codes for MKVKTLPNDFLWGGALAAHQFEGGWNAGGKGPSVVDVLTAGAHGVARRITDQVEENEFYPNHEAIDFYHRYKEDIALFAEMGLKCLRTSIGWSRIFPNGDEAEPNEEGLKFYDDVFDELLKYGIEPIITLSHFEMPLHLAREYGGFRNRKVALFFEKFAEVCFTRYKDKVKYWMTFNEINNKMDVSNPLFLWTNSGVLLDPEENAMEVMYQTGHHELLASALAVAKGKAINPDFEIGAMVSHVPIYPYSSHPEDILLAETSMRQRYFFPDVQVRGYYPSYALNEFKREGYDIPILDGDAEILRNGTVDYLGFSYYMSTTVKHDAVVNNTGNIVNGGLAQGVENPYIQSSDWGWAIDPVGLRYAMNRLYDRYQIPLFIVENGFGAIDTIEDGQIHDTARIDYLRAHIEAFKAAVLEDGVELIGYTPWGVIDIVSFTTGEMKKRYGMIYVDRDNEGKGSMERMKKDSFDWYRHVIETNGAALHSSETAK; via the coding sequence ATGAAGGTGAAGACATTACCAAACGATTTTCTATGGGGCGGTGCGCTAGCAGCGCATCAATTTGAGGGTGGCTGGAACGCTGGTGGCAAAGGACCGAGTGTCGTTGATGTATTGACGGCAGGAGCACACGGCGTCGCACGACGTATCACGGATCAGGTAGAGGAGAATGAATTCTATCCGAATCACGAGGCGATTGATTTTTATCACCGTTATAAAGAAGATATCGCGCTGTTCGCTGAAATGGGACTGAAGTGTCTTCGGACATCGATCGGTTGGAGTCGGATTTTCCCGAATGGAGACGAAGCTGAACCGAACGAAGAAGGACTGAAGTTTTATGATGATGTCTTCGATGAATTACTGAAATACGGCATTGAGCCAATTATTACATTGTCGCATTTTGAGATGCCACTTCACCTTGCGCGTGAATATGGCGGTTTCCGTAATCGGAAAGTAGCATTGTTCTTCGAGAAATTCGCAGAAGTCTGTTTCACGCGCTATAAAGACAAGGTCAAGTACTGGATGACGTTCAATGAGATCAATAACAAGATGGATGTCAGCAATCCACTGTTCCTCTGGACGAATTCAGGTGTCCTCCTCGATCCGGAAGAGAACGCGATGGAAGTCATGTATCAAACGGGACACCATGAATTGCTAGCGAGTGCGCTTGCTGTCGCAAAAGGGAAAGCGATCAACCCAGACTTCGAGATCGGGGCAATGGTTTCGCACGTGCCAATCTATCCGTACTCATCGCACCCGGAAGATATTCTACTTGCTGAGACATCGATGCGTCAGCGTTACTTCTTCCCGGATGTTCAAGTCCGTGGTTATTATCCGTCTTACGCATTGAATGAGTTCAAACGAGAAGGATATGACATTCCAATCTTAGACGGTGATGCGGAGATTCTTCGTAACGGAACGGTCGACTATCTCGGATTCAGTTACTACATGTCGACGACTGTCAAACATGATGCCGTCGTCAATAATACAGGTAACATCGTTAACGGGGGTCTCGCACAAGGTGTTGAGAATCCGTACATCCAGTCGAGTGACTGGGGCTGGGCGATTGATCCGGTTGGTCTTCGATACGCGATGAATCGTCTCTATGACCGCTACCAGATTCCGTTGTTCATCGTCGAGAACGGCTTTGGTGCGATTGATACAATCGAGGATGGTCAGATTCATGACACGGCGCGAATCGATTACTTGCGTGCGCATATCGAAGCGTTCAAAGCAGCCGTGCTCGAAGATGGCGTCGAATTGATCGGCTACACGCCGTGGGGCGTCATCGACATTGTCTCTTTTACGACAGGAGAGATGAAAAAGCGCTACGGCATGATCTATGTCGACCGGGATAACGAGGGCAAAGGATCAATGGAACGGATGAAAAAGGATTCGTTCGATTGGTACCGTCACGTCATCGAGACGAACGGTGCTGCGTTACACAGTTCAGAGACGGCCAAATGA